atcatcacctgGCATTTCATATCTCCCGCTTTGCACTTGTAATAGCAAATTTCTAATATTACCGTCCTCGTCATCAAAAGGTAACCTACCAGTAAGCAGAGCGAATAGAATAACACCACAGGACCACACATCACTAGCAAAACCATGATAAGGAATCCCCGAGACGATCTCAGGTGCAGCGTAATGTGGAGAACCGCACGAGGTTTCAAGCAATTTATCTTCTGTCTCTAAAGCTGCCATCCCAAAATCCGCGATCTTTATATTGAATTTATGATCAAGCAACAAGTTCTCAGGCTTCAAATCACGATGTACTATCCCGAGCGCATGACAGTAAGAGATACCGATCACAATTTGTCGAAAGAATCGTATAGCCTCCTTTTCAGGCAAAGGTCCGCGTTCCACAAGCagattgaacaattcaCCCTTTTGCGCATACTCTAATACCATATAAAGATTTGAATTAGTCTCCCAAACGTCGTACAACCTCAGCACATTAGGATGATTTAGTAATTTCATAATAATAATTTCTCTCTCGATCCCATAGGGCAAAGAATCTGGTGTAGAAGCAGCTACAGAACTATCCTTCACTGAGCCCTTGACGTTGAAAATGGCCTTCGATATGACTTTAATAGCAGCTTGTTGATTCGTGGACTCATCATACGCCAATTGCACTTTACCAGTACTCCCCAAACCGAGCGTTTCGCCCAATTTCCAAGGCCCAATCTTGTTCCCCTTAACGGTGGGTACGCTCCTGTTGCTCATAGCGGCCATCCTATCTTTTACTACTAATTATTGCACTTGCAATTCACCCAATGGGCCCGATACTCTTATATATACACCAAAACTTTTCCAGCAGTCGAGAATGCACAGGACGCGTCAGCCTTCTCTCTGGCTTTACGCGTGCCGCCCAAATAGGCAAAGGCGCCAAAAAAAGTCaaaagtcacgtgacgCTTTTCAATAAGGGTATAAACTGGTAGTATTACTTAGCTAATAGCCGCCGATCTGTTCTCTGTGGGCTTCAATGATATCGTTGTCCTCCATATCCAAGTCATCGGGCGTTTGGTCAGGCTGTATTCTGAGCCCGTCGTACAAGAACCTCAGCGAGTCCATTTCACGGCCCTGTCTCTTGGCAAACGCGTCCATGAGTCTCCTGAGGGGAGTTGTGCGCTtaatcttgaagaagatttcgGACGATCCGTCcgaaactttcaaattaATGTGAGTTTCTGGTTTAACTTCGGATTGAGCATCCGGTTTTGTCTCCGCTGGGCTCTCGGACATCTAAAGTTTTGATAATGAAGTAGAATTGGGGTTGTTAGGAGTTTTCAAGAGGGTAGTTTGAGTATAATCAATCGATCTTGTTGCATTAGGTGGCGTCAAATGGCGATAGTTGTTCCCCTGGAGctaagaaagaaaaaaatgagATAATATGTTACCCGGTGTTATATTTGTGGCCGGGTTAGTTTCCGCTGTTTTCGGAAAAATGAGCCCTTCGGATTATCAAATAATTAATCCGGCGACGCCGCACGGATAAActtttggagaaaagaaAACCGCCAAGAGGCCCGTTGCCACGGTGAGAAAAAGAAACGATGTGAGTGCCTTCCAGTCGGGCCTTCTCTGGTGCCGCTCGAGGCTTCGACGACTCAATCCATTCGGCTCTCTACGATTAACTAGGAGCTAATTTGTCGGATTGTGAAAAATCATGCTATCAACGTCATGATTGTGGGCCTTCCATGGACTTGGGTGAGTGGGTTCGGTGGAAGAAACCTGCAGAGATGGCCCTGCCGCTAGTCAATGCTGACTACTCGTTATATATAAAGTCGTaactttcatctttttaGACAACAGCCTTTTGCTAAGCACCGTAATAGGTTTGCAGTACGATGCCctcttcaagttcttccaagGCGGACATAATTCCTCCATATGAATTACaggatgtcaagaaggTTGAGCAACCTGCTATTTCGAATCAAGAGTTGGAAAATGAAGTAGAATATTTTAGTGGAGAGCCACAGGGTACTAATGAGTCGGAACCACATGGCAATACGGGTCGTAATGATGGATCAGCAAAAGGCAATATTTTTGTGAATTTTATCGATGGTTTTAGAAGACAAACGAATCACAATTCAGCAGCAGAGGATCTGGAAAATGAATTGACGACTTGTGTTTCTCCCGCTACTCTTAGTGATTACAAGAAGAGCGGCGACAGTGGTTCGgtcgatgaattggaagGGAAGACGAAAGAGGAGCATTTAAAGAAAAGCATTAAGCCACGCCATGTGGTGATGATCTCGCTTGGGACTGGTATTGGTACTGGTTTACTGGTCGGTAACGCCAAGGCGTTGAACGATGCCGGTCCCGCTGGTTTGGCCATCGGATATGCCATTATGGGAAGTTGTATTTATTGTATCATCCAGGCGGCCGGTGAGATGGCTGTCACTTACAGTAATTTGGTCGGTGGGTTCAATGCTTATCCTTCGTTTTTGGTCAGTCCTAAGCTTGGGTTCGCTGTGGCTTGGGTTTATTGGTTACAGTGGGCATGCGTGTGTCCATTGGAGTTGGTCACCGCTTCTATGACTATCAAATATTGGACTACAAAGGTCAATCCAGATGTTTTTGTCGTGATCTTCtacttcctcatcattgTTATCAACGTGTTTGGTGCCCGTGGTTACGCAGAGGCGgaattcttcttcaattgttgTAAAGTGCTTATGATAACTGGTTTCTTTATCCTAGGTATTATTATTAACTGTGGTGGTGCTGGTAACGATGGATACATCGGTGGAAAATACTGGCACGATCCGGGCGCTTTCAGAGGTGATAAAGCGATTGATCGTTTCAAGGGTGTTGCGGCCACTCTTGTCACTGCTGCTTTTGCCTTTGGTGGTTCCGAATTCATCGCTCTGACTGCTAGTGAACAATCCAATCCAAGAAAGGCTATTCCAGCAGCCGCCAAAAAAATCCTCTACAgaattattattattttcttgGGATCTATTATTATGGTCGGGTTTTTGGTCCCTTGGAACTCTGATCAACTGATGGGGTCCGATAGTTCTAAGACCAAGGCTTCCCCTTATGTTATTGCTATTTCCTCTCATGGTGTTAGAGTTGTCCCACATTTCGTGAACGCGGTTATTCTTCTGTCAGTGTTGTCCGTTGGTAACTCAGCTTTCTACTCCAGCTCTCGTATCCTGATATCGTTGTCCCAACAGGGTTATGCtccaaaattcttcaactatATCGACAGGGAAGGTAGACCCGCCAGAGCCATGGTCATTGGTGCATTGTTCGCAGTCATCGCGTTCTGTGCCGCCTCctcaaaggaagaagacgTGTTTACCTGGTTGCTTGCCATCTCCGGTTTGTCCCAGATCTTTACTTGGGCTGCAATTTGCCTGTCACACATTAGATTCAGAAGAGCAATGCATGTGCAAGGCAGATCCTTGGGTGAAATCGGTTTCAAGTCAGAATTGGGCGTTTGGGGATCTTACTACGCTGCCGGAATGATGTTTTTGGTCTTGATTGCTCAATTTTGGGTCGGACTGGCCCCAATTGGTATGAATAAACTAGATGCTCAGAGTTTCTTCGAAAGCTATCTCGCCATGTTGATGTTGATTGCCTTTTACGTTGGCTATatgttttggaagaaagacTGGACGTTATTTATCAGGGCAAAGGATATTGATCTAGATCACCACAGACAAATCTTCGACGAAGACGTCTTAAGGCAAGAGGACGAAGAGACtaaagaaaaattgagaaacgGTCCACTTTGGAAACGTATCCTAAATTTCTGGTGTTGAGCCATGAAAGTTCTATTGTCGCATCATTCAATCGTCATTTATCATGTAATTCAAATTTCTGCTCAACATAGATATGTAAGTGTGTAAAAGTAGTATTTCCGTATTTTTCAGTAAAGAATGTCATCAACAAACAGTGATTTTTACGCGAAAATTAGTAAGCTTGAGGAAAATCAATTAATATCTGACTAGAAATCTCATTCAAACCTTTATTGACTGTCCTTTGAAAGTTGTAATCACTGAAGGAAATGATGTTCATCACTTATGATCAACTGACTAAGCGATGACTCAATCGCACCCAATTTACTTTATTTTTCTTAGATTTTTAACTTAGTAAGCGCTAAATAGCTGCCAAGATTTGCTTAATTGTAAACAACTTTTTAAAAATTAAGTAATTCATAGTGCCACAACTATTTTATCACTCTGGAGTTACACATATATTAAGAAGCTTGGATATACATTTCAATAGCATTCTCTTAAAATTGTTTTACTAAATCAAGAGTTTTACAATCACAATTACTATTCCTATATCATGACTGTTGATAACTACTTAAAGGCAATCGCCACTCGTCGTACTACTTATGCCTTGAAACCAGAATTGCCTGCTGGTGTTTCTATCAATGATATTCAACGCGCGGTTCAAACTATCATCAAGGAAACTCCAACCAGTTTCAATTCACAGGTTAATCGTGCTATCATTTTGACTGGTGAGGCTCACAAAAGCGTTTGGGATCATGTCGTTAAGAACATTCCTGGTGAAGCTGGTAAGAAAAGACCTCAATCAGCTAGGGATGAAGCCTATGGCTCTATTATTTTCTTCACCGATGATGTGATTACCGAAAAACTACAAGCGCAGTTCGCTGCCTTCGCAGCTGCATTCCCACAATTTGCTGACCACTCTTCTGGTGCTGCTCAGATACACACATGGACTGTCTTACACCAGCTGGGATTAGGTTCTCATTTGCAACATTATAATGGATATGTTAAAGGTGCCCTCCCAAAGGAAATCCCAGTCACTTGGAGTATTCATGCTCAACTAGTATTCGGTGCTCCAGCCGCTGAGCCTGGCGAGAAATCTTATGCCGAAAATCCTGTCAAGGTTTTTAGCTAAAATCAGCTCAAACTTTGTGTAGTTTAAATTATAAATATTAGTTATATTCCTCTGTTCTTTTTACTCCAGACAGTCACCTGGAATTATCCCTCTgtcatcattcaaatacCCCTTATCATTAACACTTTTCTCTTGTAGGCTTTGTGAACCACTTTGGTCCTCTGCTGtacatttttcaacaaggCACCAGCCATCTGTGTGAGTAGCAAGCACTTTTGCATAATCACCCACTTTAATGTGGATCTCATCGGCGAGCCTGGCGTTATAATCTTGAATTATCTTGTAAACGTACCCCACGCGAAGTCTATCGTCACTCCCTTTCGTTGATTTCGGTACATTTGGTAATGGTTTCACATCTGAGATCTGCTCCAAGTGTTTTCGCAGCCTGCTATGACGTCTCCCTTTCCTCTTTTTTCCTGCTTTATTTATGTTACTGGGAACTGGATTTAGCTCCAGAGGCCTGACGTTTGGCCAGCTTTCGTCTCCGACTTCAAAAACCTGCGGATCAATAGTGCCATAAACCACCGATGAAGGTGTCAGCACTTTCACATCATTTATCATACCACTGGGCTCCACACTTTCTGGAGATTCGCTCGATCCACCAGTGCTATCTAAGATTGgagatttttcatcgaaGAGAAACTGTGAAGAATCTGCGTAATCCTTGTGGATCCGTGATAAAATCTTCaactgtttcaattgaacagtAGGTGTCTTTATCGCACCCGATAGCGCAAAACCATCTTGCAAATAGGTGGAACTTCGGAGAAACCATCTCGATAGCGGGGACTGATAGTTCCATTTCCGAATCGGCTTATCAGAGCATGTACCAGCCCGTACTGATGGCAAAGACTGCTGACCTCCGAGACTGTTTGTTGAAGGCATCTTGGAGTCTATGTGATATATGTTTGGAGGCTTCGTATACAAAAGTGCATCGACGTCATCACTAACTTCCATAGAATGCGCTGGTTCCTTGCAGATCGGAGCCTTTGGTGTTAATATGTGCTGAGGAATTGGCTTCGAAATCTTATACTGAATCCTTGAAGACATCGAAGGTAGCCGCTTCACGTTCAAATAGCTATCATTGTCATCAACATTTTCGCTACCATATAAAATATTGGAGAGCCAACCTTTTTCATCTGGCTGCTTAAAAGTACCTCCGGCCCCAATCTTGGGTGTTTCCAAATCGATTCTCGTATCCTTCCAATAGAAATAAAACAAAAATATCACTAGACCCAGACAAAAAAGTCCCACCGGAAGACCAATTGCCAGACCAAGAGTAGTCGCGGAAGTGGTTCTTGATCCAGCACTAAAATCATTCAATGGAACACTTGAAGGAATATCAGATGCCAATGTCTTTGTCACCAGATGAGTGATAGTTGTTGGGACCCTCACGGAGCTTGTAGAAGAGCTAGAGGGGTCCTGGCTGTAAGAAGATGGATAAAGAGTTCTAGTTGTAACTGCAGGAGAGCTCATGGGATTAATTATGATTAATAAATCTGTAAACCATGCCAAAGTGCCCAAAAAACTGGTAATCACTACCAAACAGAATTACTAGCATCATGCATTAAGACGATAAATCTTTGGGATCAACCAAACGCTATACTCCCATTCAATTTAAACAAGTGTGTTCTTGCCTCATGGTTTAACATCTGTTTCAAAGGACATCAATCCGAAACACCAATGCATTCAAAACCCGTCACGTGACACACTCTTGTAGTTTCAAGTTGAAACAATCGCATAGAACATACAAGTTTCAAGATTATAACTTCATAACTGAATCAAAGAGTATCGGAAACCAACAAGCAACATTCGGAGAAGCCCATCTCTGTATATGCAAGCTCGATTGCCGAGACATTTGAATTAAAGGCCAAGTATCGTAAGAGTAACGATAGGGGTTACTGTATAACGAACGAATGACGACAAGCTGATGATGTAACTCAGACGGTCGGTTGGTCACTAGTGAACCCAAACAATCAATAAAGTCGGCTGCAGGTTGTGTACCTGTTACCGGATGTTGATTTGCCGACCAATCTGTAACTCCAACAACCCAGGCCCTTGTTACGCCCGCCCCAAAGCGGAAAGCTGTGCCGGTTGCCAGCGACGATCGCCGGTTTTCGAGGTTATGACTTCTCGATAACCTTTTACTTTATGTCCCAAAAAGTTATGCTGTGCTCAATAAACTCGCCTCCGTGACCTTTTTCGGACATGCGTGCCTGTTGCCTGCGATACTCATGCACCCGTTTTGGCGATGCAGTTCCGTATATGGAATAAAAAATTCCCCCCTTAGGAAGGGGTCTTCCCATTTAGGTTAGCTCATTCCAGTTTTGGTCATCTCAACGACAGGCACCCGCCTAAACGAGCGCTAGCCTCTTAATAAGACCATGTCCAGCGACAAGCATGAGTTTAGCCATGTGAGTTATGCGATTTGAACGACAATTTGCTCAGCCTTCAGCAGCGCACTCTTGCGGGATAACAGTTACTTTGCTACTCTAGGATACCAGCGAAGTGGCGCTATGAGACAAAAAGGCGGTGAGTCTCCTTTTTGGTTACTCGAGCGGTTTTCAAAT
The window above is part of the Torulaspora delbrueckii CBS 1146 chromosome 3, complete genome genome. Proteins encoded here:
- the FUS1 gene encoding Fus1p (similar to Saccharomyces cerevisiae FUS1 (YCL027W); ancestral locus Anc_1.48), with amino-acid sequence MSSPAVTTRTLYPSSYSQDPSSSSTSSVRVPTTITHLVTKTLASDIPSSVPLNDFSAGSRTTSATTLGLAIGLPVGLFCLGLVIFLFYFYWKDTRIDLETPKIGAGGTFKQPDEKGWLSNILYGSENVDDNDSYLNVKRLPSMSSRIQYKISKPIPQHILTPKAPICKEPAHSMEVSDDVDALLYTKPPNIYHIDSKMPSTNSLGGQQSLPSVRAGTCSDKPIRKWNYQSPLSRWFLRSSTYLQDGFALSGAIKTPTVQLKQLKILSRIHKDYADSSQFLFDEKSPILDSTGGSSESPESVEPSGMINDVKVLTPSSVVYGTIDPQVFEVGDESWPNVRPLELNPVPSNINKAGKKRKGRRHSRLRKHLEQISDVKPLPNVPKSTKGSDDRLRVGYVYKIIQDYNARLADEIHIKVGDYAKVLATHTDGWCLVEKCTAEDQSGSQSLQEKSVNDKGYLNDDRGIIPGDCLE
- the SMT3 gene encoding SUMO family protein SMT3 (similar to Saccharomyces cerevisiae SMT3 (YDR510W); ancestral locus Anc_1.51); this encodes MSESPAETKPDAQSEVKPETHINLKVSDGSSEIFFKIKRTTPLRRLMDAFAKRQGREMDSLRFLYDGLRIQPDQTPDDLDMEDNDIIEAHREQIGGY
- the TDEL0C06520 gene encoding uncharacterized protein (similar to Saccharomyces cerevisiae FRM2 (YCL026C-A); ancestral locus Anc_1.49), with translation MTVDNYLKAIATRRTTYALKPELPAGVSINDIQRAVQTIIKETPTSFNSQVNRAIILTGEAHKSVWDHVVKNIPGEAGKKRPQSARDEAYGSIIFFTDDVITEKLQAQFAAFAAAFPQFADHSSGAAQIHTWTVLHQLGLGSHLQHYNGYVKGALPKEIPVTWSIHAQLVFGAPAAEPGEKSYAENPVKVFS
- the AGP1 gene encoding amino acid transporter AGP1 (similar to Saccharomyces cerevisiae AGP1 (YCL025C) and GNP1 (YDR508C); ancestral locus Anc_1.50), which encodes MPSSSSSKADIIPPYELQDVKKVEQPAISNQELENEVEYFSGEPQGTNESEPHGNTGRNDGSAKGNIFVNFIDGFRRQTNHNSAAEDLENELTTCVSPATLSDYKKSGDSGSVDELEGKTKEEHLKKSIKPRHVVMISLGTGIGTGLLVGNAKALNDAGPAGLAIGYAIMGSCIYCIIQAAGEMAVTYSNLVGGFNAYPSFLVSPKLGFAVAWVYWLQWACVCPLELVTASMTIKYWTTKVNPDVFVVIFYFLIIVINVFGARGYAEAEFFFNCCKVLMITGFFILGIIINCGGAGNDGYIGGKYWHDPGAFRGDKAIDRFKGVAATLVTAAFAFGGSEFIALTASEQSNPRKAIPAAAKKILYRIIIIFLGSIIMVGFLVPWNSDQLMGSDSSKTKASPYVIAISSHGVRVVPHFVNAVILLSVLSVGNSAFYSSSRILISLSQQGYAPKFFNYIDREGRPARAMVIGALFAVIAFCAASSKEEDVFTWLLAISGLSQIFTWAAICLSHIRFRRAMHVQGRSLGEIGFKSELGVWGSYYAAGMMFLVLIAQFWVGLAPIGMNKLDAQSFFESYLAMLMLIAFYVGYMFWKKDWTLFIRAKDIDLDHHRQIFDEDVLRQEDEETKEKLRNGPLWKRILNFWC